One region of Armigeres subalbatus isolate Guangzhou_Male chromosome 3, GZ_Asu_2, whole genome shotgun sequence genomic DNA includes:
- the LOC134224537 gene encoding superoxide dismutase [Mn], mitochondrial-like — MLALRSAVLGSARNVPAVLGCRNKHTLPDLPYDFGALEPVICREIMEVHHQKHHNAYVTNLNAAEEQLKEAVAKNDASKIIQLGSALKFNGGGHINHSIFWKNLSPDRSDPSAELKKLLDRDFQGLENFKKEIKTAAVAVQGSGWAWLGYNKKTKALQVAACPNQDPLEATTGLVPLFGIDVWEHAYYLQYKNLRPNYVDAIWDVVNWKDVSERLAKAQ, encoded by the exons ATGTTGGCTTTGCGTAGTGCTGTTTTGGGATCTGCCAG AAATGTTCCAGCGGTTCTAGGATGTCGCAACAAGCACACCCTGCCGGATTTGCCCTACGACTTTGGTGCTTTAGAGCCGGTCATATGCCGTGAAATCATGGAG GTTCACCATCAAAAGCATCACAATGCATACGTCACGAATCTCAATGCCGCCGAAGAGCAACTGAAGGAAGCCGTTGCCAAGAATGATGCTTCCAAGATCATTCAACTGGGCAGTGCCTTGAAGTTCAACGGTGGTGGCCATATTAACCACTCAATCTTCTGGAAAAACCTTTCGCCGGACCGTTCAGATCCGTCGGCGGAGTTGAAGAAACTGCTGGATCGGGACTTCCAAGGGttggaaaacttcaagaaaGAAATAAAGACGGCCGCTGTTGCCGTACAGGGATCTGGTTGGGCTTGGCTTGGCTACAACAAGAAGACCAAAGCCTTGCAAGTTGCTGCGTGCCCGAACCAGGATCCGCTGGAAGCCACCACCG GTTTGGTTCCTCTGTTCGGAATTGACGTTTGGGAGCATGCGTACTATTTGCAATATAAAAATCTGCGTCCGAACTACGT
- the LOC134224535 gene encoding gastrula zinc finger protein XlCGF57.1-like, whose amino-acid sequence MALYPESNTANLCRVCTQDVTYIPSENIFESGSPNIYSKLKAICSEVFSADPEQKPLINEALALPSEVCSDCKSKIDDAYELHRMCIESNRKLWEMLIPVKSVVKQEIEDVTEVDELQLTTIFVSDLSELNVKRGRTKGKAKKEVRNPRTQRCEKCNATIKRALNMYKHMKLKHPDEALECSKCVAVFFDNAKLEKHLLTHTTDRPHSCPNCKKMFKSQRAIRIHSVFCSGQTPFLCTECGKGFPHRTNLVQHQVRHKEKAFACDQCPSKFYTKGSLKGHMVTHTKERNFNCETCGSRFTMKHALVKHMKTHLGQRERPFPCDVCNLRFTNRDHLRRHMRTHTGEKPYKCTHCDRAFTQTNDLVKHSKTHFGDKPYKCDRCAADFRLLTELRNHYKVHYQSGEAADQLNPIKFTIVSTLNRRAKQEIHGNARSTDGQSSGEQCPAEKVQTILADLSKFPMEMENKGKSLNESSCEI is encoded by the exons ATGGCATTATACCCTGAATCAAACACAGCTAATCTTTGTCGTGTCTGCACCCAAGACGTCACCTACATTCCATCGGAAAACATCTTCGAATCCGGCAGTCCGAATATTTACAGTAAACTGAAGGCAATCTGTTCCGAAGTATTTTCTGCTGATCCGGAACAAAAACCGCTTATTAATGAAGCTCTGGCTTTACCTTCCGAAGTGTGTTCCGATTGCAAATCAAAGATTGATGATGCCTACGAATTGCATCGAATGTGCATCGAGAGTAACAGGAAGCTCTGGGAAATGTTGATCCCTGTGAAATCTGTGGTCAAACAGGAGATTGAGGACGTGACCGAAGTTGATGAATTGCAGTTGACGACAATATTTGTGAGCGATCTTAGTGAGCTAAATGTAAAACGAGGTCGTACAAAAGGCAAAGCCAAAAAGGAAGTTCGTAATCCCAGGACCCAACGATGTGAAAAATGTAATGCAACGATAAAACGTGCGCTCAATATGTACAAACACATGAAATTGAAGCACCCCGATGAGGCCCTTGAATGTAGTAAATGCGTTGCCGTTTTCTTCGACAACGCCAAACTAGAGAAACATCTGCTGACGCACACGACTGATAGGCCACACTCGTGCCCAAACTGCAAAAAGATGTTTAAATCACAGCGCGCTATCAGGATACATTCAGTCTTTTGCTCGGGGCAGACTCCCTTCCTTTGTACGGAATGTGGCAAAGGTTTTCCCCATCGCACCAATTTGGTACAGCACCAGGTGCGGCACAAAGAAAAGGCTTTTGCCTGCGATCAGTGCCCGTCGAAGTTTTACACGAAGGGGTCCTTGAAGGGTCACATGGTAACACACACTAAGGAGAGGAACTTCAACTGCGAAACATGTGGATCTCGATTCACGATGAAGCATGCGCTGGTGAAGCACATGAAGACCCATTTag GTCAAAGGGAGAGGCCATTTCCCTGTGATGTATGTAACTTAAG ATTTACGAACAGGGATCATTTGCGTCGACACATGCGAACACATACGGGAGAGAAACCCTATAAATGTACCCATTGTGATAGGGCATTTACTCAAACCAACGATCTGGTCAAGCACAGCAAAACACATTTTGGCGATAAACCGTACAAGTGTGACCGTTGTGCGGCAGACTTTCGTTTGTTGACTGAATTGCGGAATCACTACAAGGTTCACTACCAATCGGGCGAAGCAGCTGATCAGCTTAATCCCATCAAGTTTACTATTGTGAGCACTCTCAACAGGCGTGCGAAGCAAGAAATACACGGAAATGCACGCTCGACCGACGGACAGTCATCCGGGGAACAATGTCCGGCTGAAAAGGTGCAAACGATTTTGGCGGATCTATCAAAGTTTCCCATGGAAATGGAGAATAAAGG AAAGTCATTGAACGAGTCTTCGTGTGAAATTTAG
- the LOC134224534 gene encoding gastrula zinc finger protein XlCGF57.1-like: MELSQEINPTSLCRVCIQDVTCLPSEDIFESTSTESLNIHSKLKAICSEVFSADAEQKPLFNEAMALPTNVCSDCKYKIDEAYALHLMCIESNRKLWKLMTTTVETVIKEEIEDIIDIEPNHLQLNAVFLENLDELSVKQELAEIQETSKVTIKKPRKPALKSENPGLPKLYQCERCPVSTNLMGHMHKHMRYKHTHDAFQCSKCSAAFFDEAKLEEHKIIHTLDKPFPCPNCKKGFRTPYQIKAHINICTGQTPFLCTECGRSFAYRASLSQHVARHKEKSFYCPQCPSKFHMKGSLKSHMATHTTERKFRCESCGSGFQTSNALQRHMMCHTDERPYLCDLCSLKFRKIDHLRRHMRTHTGEKPYKCTHCDRAFSQSNDLVKHSKTHFGDNPYKCDRCDEAFRLMTELRNHYKVHYQSGNGQETSKNAETFKFTIVNILNRRAEQEKKLGKKSGGRNRDRMEQQILEDQPENSMEAVNKS; the protein is encoded by the exons ATGGAACTATCCCAGGAAATCAATCCGACGAGTCTATGTCGTGTTTGTATTCAGGACGTCACCTGTCTCCCGTCGGAAGATATCTTCGAGTCCACCAGCACGGAAAGTCTCAATATTCATAGTAAGCTCAAGGCAATATGTTCCGAAGTGTTCTCCGCTGATGCTGAACAGAAACCATTGTTCAATGAAGCAATGGCTCTTCCTACGAACGTGTGTTCCGATTGTAAATATAAGATTGATGAAGCCTATGCATTGCATCTGATGTGCATCGAGAGTAACAGGAAGCTCTGGAAATTGATGACCACGACGGTGGAAACTGTAATTAAGGAGGAAATCGAGGATATAATTGACATCGAACCAAATCATTTACAGTTGAACGCAGTATTTTTGGAAAATCTGGATGAATTGAGTGTTAAACAAGAACTTGCCGAAATACAAGAAACTAGTAAAGTAACGATTAAAAAACCAAGAAAGCCCGCGCTGAAGTCGGAAAACCCCGGTTTACCCAAATTGTACCAATGCGAAAGATGCCCTGTATCTACAAACCTTATGGGTCATATGCATAAACACATGAGATATAAACACACGCATGATGCTTTTCAATGCTCAAAATGTTCAGCCGCCTTTTTCGACGAGGCCAAGCTAGAGGAACATAAGATAATACACACGCTCGATAAGCCCTTCCCGTgtccaaattgcaaaaaaggaTTCCGAACTCCCTACCAGATCAAAGCCCATATAAACATTTGCACGGGACAAACGCCGTTTTTGTGCACGGAGTGTGGCCGATCCTTTGCCTATCGCGCTAGTTTGTCGCAGCATGTGGCTCGTCACAAGGAGAAATCTTTCTACTGTCCCCAGTGCCCGTCGAAGTTCCACATGAAGGGATCGCTGAAGAGTCATATGGCAACGCACACAACGGAAAGAAAATTCCGCTGCGAGTCCTGCGGTTCTGGCTTCCAGACCAGCAATGCGTTGCAGAGACACATGATGTGCCACACAG ATGAGAGGCCGTATCTTTGTGACCTGTGCAGTTTAAA GTTcaggaaaattgatcatttgCGTCGACACATGCGCACTCACACGGGAGAAAAACCCTACAAATGCACTCATTGTGATAGGGCCTTCTCGCAGAGCAACGATCTGGTCAAGCACAGCAAAACTCACTTCGGCGATAATCCGTATAAATGTGACCGGTGTGACGAGGCTTTCCGTTTGATGACTGAGTTGCGGAATCATTACAAGGTGCACTACCAGTCGGGAAATGGTCAGGAAACGTCCAAAAATGCAGAAACATTCAAGTTCACTATCGTTAACATATTGAACAGACGAGCGGAACAGGAGAAGAAACTAGGGAAAAAATCTGGGGGTCGAAACAGGGACAGAATGGAGCAACAGATTTTAGAAGATCAGCCAGAGAATTCGATGGAGGCGGTGAATAAAAGTTGA